The following nucleotide sequence is from Triticum dicoccoides isolate Atlit2015 ecotype Zavitan chromosome 7B, WEW_v2.0, whole genome shotgun sequence.
TTCATATACAGCCAGGCGCAGGACACGAGGAGGATCCGCCTGCTGACGCTGATCCCGACGGATTTGGCGCGGAAAACGATCCTGAGGAGGATCTGGCGACCCCACAGACGCCGCCCTCTCCAGATTCCGCGCCGGCCCACTCGGCGAGCGACACATCATCTGGGCCCGGTCCCCGGTCGGGTGGCGCGGTGGATTCCTCCCCCTCACGTGACAGTTGTCGCGGATCGGGTGGGGGCAGCGGCTCTGTCGCCCGAGGCAATGATGGCGGTCGGTCAGCGGACCGCGTGCTATCGGCAGGCGGCGGGTCGCTCTCCCCAGGCCCACAGGCACAGGATCCGAGCCAGCCCAGGCGCGCAGCAGTCGAGGAGGATCTGTCTGCGGCTCGATCTGCTCCAGTACGAGGTAGCGGATCGGGATCTTCTGCGGCTGTTGACTCTGCGCCACAACGTGTAACAACAAGGTCACAAAAAGGTATTTTAAAGCCTTCAACATACAAGGATGGAACGGTCAGGTATGAAAGAAACTTTAAGTTTGCAAATTTTGCTTCCACTGGAGAACCACAAACTTTGTCCGAAGCATTGAACAATGCAAGTTGGAAAAATGCTATGAATGTTGAGTATGATGCACTCATGAAAAACCAAACATGGCACCTAGTTCCTTACAATCAAGGGAGGAATGTTATAGATTGTAAATGGGTTTATAAAATCAAGAAAAGACCTGATGGCACAATAGACAGATACAAGGCTAGGTTAGTAGCTAAAGGCTTTAAACAACGATACAATATTGATTATGAGGACACTTTTAGTCCAGTTGTTAAAGCTGCTACTATTAGACTTGTTTTGTCTGTTGCTATCTCCAGGGGATGGAATCTTCGCCAACTGGATGTGCATAATGCGTTCTTACACGGCGTTCTCGAAGAGGAGGTTTatatgagacaaccacctgggtTTGAAGATGGTTCTAAACCTAATCATGTGTGCAAGCTGGAAAAAGCtttatatggactcaaacaagcccctagagctTGGTATTCGAGGCTGAGCACTAAactacaacaacttgggtttcgaGCTTCCAAGGGAGATACTTCTCTGTTCTTctttaaaaaaggaaaggtgataatATACATCttaatttatgttgatgacataattGTTGCTAGCTCGTCTTCAGAAGCCACCTCAGCATTGTTGAAACAGTTGAAAAATGAGTTTGCTTTTAAGGACCTAGGAGAGCTTCATTATTTCCTAGGAATTGAGGTTAAAAAGGTGCATGATGGTATAGTACTAACTCAAGAAAAATATGCCAGAGATGTAATCAAGCGTGTAGGTATGAAAGATTGCAAACCTTCCAACACACCCATGTCTACAACTGAAAAATTGTCGTTGCATGAAGGAGTGTTGTTGAGTCCAGAGGAAGGAACAAAGTATAGAAGCATAGTTGGTGCACTACAATATTTAACCTTAACAAGGCCAGATATTTCCTTCTCTGTTAACAAGGTTTGTCAGTTTCTACATGCTCCTACCACAGTGCATTGGACAACTGTAAAAAGGATTTTGAGGTATCTTCAAGGAAGTGTTGAAACAGGGCTGAGGTTATGTAAGTCTTCTTCAACAGCAGTGAGTGCCTTttcagatgcagactgggctggatgTCCTGATGATAGGAGGTCCACTGGTGGTTTCGCTATCTTTCTTGGTTCAAACCTCATATCCTGGAATGCAAAGAAACAAGCAACTGTGTCTCGGTCAAGCACAGAAGCAGAGTATAAGTCTCTGGCAAATGCAACTGCTGAGGTAATGTGGATAGAAATTTTACTTAATGAATTGGGTATTGGGAGGTCACATGTCTCACAGttgtggtgtgataatcttggagcAACTTACCTTTATGCAAATCCGGTATTTTATGCAAGAACAAAGCATATAGAAATTGATTATCACTTTGTTCGAGAAAGAGTTGCACAGAAGTTGTTGGAAGTACGGTTCATTCCAACAGGTGATCAAGTTGCTGATGGTTTTACAAAACCCTTGCAAGCTCGACAACTTCAAGCCTTCAAAAACAATCTAAACCTTCACATGTTGAGATTGAGGGAGGATGTTAAATGATAAGGCTTGTTAGTTAGTTTGTATAGATGTGACACATATGTCACGTTATTGTGTGCGTGTAATGTGTGCGTTGTGTATCTTGTAACAAAGGCAGGTTGTTAGGAAGATTTGATCCTATCTCTTGTATAGCTTGGAGGATGGGTCAAGACTCCAACAACCTGCCGCCGCGTGTACTCCTTGTGCCATATAAACACGCACGCGTCCCTGCTACGAAGCATACGCTTACCGCAACCAATTCTTCTTATAGACCTAACCGATTTTTATGAAGCAAGCTAACGAAATGTTGTTAACATTTGCACTGTCATGCCATCATGTTTTTCCAATGTTTCAAATGCTACCCACCACATACGGCAAGGTGTGGGTGCTCTCCAGAAGGCAAAGAAGCTGCAGAAGAACTCGAGAAAGTGGTTAGCATCGTTGTCGGGATTAAACAGCCATGGAAGAAGCAACCCTTGAGCACGACCGGAAACCCAAGATCCCAGCAGAATATATATAAATATAGATAACTGTTTTTCCGTGTGTGCAATCTGTGTAGTTCTATGACCGATTCACACTATTCCGTGGCTGCACCCATGTTCAACCAGACAAAGCCCCTGGAGGCTGCTGCTAATTCGTTTGTGCTTCGCGTGCTCCAGCTATTTTATCGGTGAAAGTGGCGAACGCGAAACCAAAATCTGCATCCTTGTTCCTGAATCCTGAATTCACTCATTGCAGTTTGTGCAGCATACTAACATGTACTAAGAATTTTTTGCTGTTTGTTGCTGGATCTGATGCTCATTCATCTTGGGGTTGCTCGTCGCCGCCTTCGTCCTCGACGACCTCCAGGGGCTTGAAGTGCTTCCCGTCCAGCAGGTACGTGCCGACAGCGAGCCGCACGGCCCAGACGTCCTTCGGCTTCCGCGCCATTATCCTGCGCAACGCCGCGGGGATGTCAGGCATAAGAGACATCGCATATACATTCAAAGTGCTTGTATAGAGTATAGGAGCGCTACCTCCCGACGTCGCCGGGCTTGACgcggccggcgttctgccggagcgaCGGCACCGACGCGGCGGTCTTGAGCATGGGCGGCTCCTCGGTGATGACGATCGGCGAGCCGACCTTCAGTTTCGCCTTCGAGGTATCGGGCGTGTCGCGGTTCACGCACCGGACGGCTATGGCGGCGGAGCGTTGTCCGGCCGGAAGTGCTGGGAATCGCGGCGGTGTGGCGTAGTAGGATGACGGGTAAACGGCGGCTGCCGCTGGCCGTAGCATCCTGCCCTGCTGAAACGGGATAAAGATAAGATGCCTTGTGGTCGGAGAAATGCCTCTATGCACTCGGCGGCAGCTGATCCGGGCAGATACCCTGCTCTAGTTGGTcctatagctggccaaacgggccggcccggcccggcacggcccatcctaatcgtgcctggcccggcccggcccaCCAAGGCACGATTATTATACGGGTCGTatcgtgccggcccgcgtgctacAGCCTGCAGCCCAGGCACGGCCCATATGCTAATCGGGCCGGCCCACCGGCACGCTAGGCTCACTAATCTGCCTCCTATTTTGCGCATTGTGCGTTTTTAGCCTATTTTTACCTGTTGGGCCACATTAGGAtacataaaaaaaataaaaaaaagataatcgggccgtgccgtgccggcccgcgtgctcgGCCTTCAGGCCCAGGCACGACCCTTGGTGTGCCGCGTGCCGGGCCTGGCCCGTTTAGCACGTGCCGTGCCGTGccagggccgtgccgtgccggccgtgCTACCGGGCCGGCCCAGCTATCCCGGCCCGTTTGGCCACCTATAGTTGGTCCACGCGGAGGTGGGGCCCACCACAACAGCGACAATTGTTTTGATACAGTGCGAGTCCGTGGACGTCCGACAGTCTGGAATCCCGCTAACCGACACCAAATCAacgttatactttgagataatatcgtTTGAAGTCAATAGATATAACATGGAGCGTTAACGTGTGATTTAGTTCGTTAGACCATCAGAGTATCGTAGTCTCTTCTTACCGTATGATGAACTTGGGGTTTTCTCAAGCGTCATCTATAACACgatgatcataatgacaacttacatgttcatcagaaagtttgacaagggactagataggttGAGAGTATAATTTGCTCCTCCAATGATgatgagatattcttagggccctcacgCTGCGACGGCATCCGTCATCAtttggccagacacaggtgacgatgtcacggggatgccggaacatgtcaacgagaaagaagaacaaaaccggtaacaaaGAGACCGCTATAGTGAGCTGTATGACTCAATAGGATACTGATATATCTCACCTCGGGCTTTGTAAAGTGTCGCGAAGCAAAGGGAATAGCACatcataaccaaaggttcacttgaaCGACATTTGTGTACTCATAAGGATCGATATGGATGTCCACAGtttcgctatcggtcattgaagaaACGAGTTTtcttcatgtctatgttttaccaaACCTAcaaggtcacaagcttaaggtaatcacgatctgcTGAGTGTAAGTAGGACGGGAGTAATGAGGAAATATTTAtgaaatagtttcattaatatTCAAAATAGTTTTGAATGCAACCGGAAGCGTTTCAAggtcaccggaatggtttcagagtTTATCGGGCAATGCCGGGTATTACGATAAaagtatataggtggaaaatgttttcaAAGATGTTAAATTAACAATAAAAGGCTCTCATAACAGTTAAGAATCTTTCATATTAAATTTAATATCAACATGCTttaaaaggccaagtggtggaaggctACTTGGGCCCAAAAGGGGTGGCACCCCCTTCTCCCCATGGAAAGgggagggggaggccgaattggagggggactccccatcctcttggccGGCGCAAGGGGGACTTCCTTCCCCCCTTGTGGCGCTCCCTCCTCTCCCCTTCAATCTATATATACTAGAGGTCTTGGGCACTTCTgaatacacaagttttggagcctcctttagttatctagttctagttctagttggtcctagttgatcaattagagctagaactagatcctctaatcctcataattagaagcctagtGTGGTTTTAATCTcatccctctaattctccggcgacAATTAGATCTGGATGGTGAAGCCCCGCCGGATCATGAAGACCGTACACTTCCAAcccgtagagaggtcgtgctttcggtcttcccTTCTAGGGATTGTTCGTTGGCGGTTCACGGGATCGTTCATCtatggttcgagggactccaagtatgatctacactgACTCGTCTCCTTCCACCGCAATGATCTGATCCAAACAGTTTATTGATGGCTCGTGTCTGTGtcagtttttccccgaagaggaagggatgatgaagcacaactacggt
It contains:
- the LOC119342131 gene encoding uncharacterized protein LOC119342131 — its product is MLRPAAAAVYPSSYYATPPRFPALPAGQRSAAIAVRCVNRDTPDTSKAKLKVGSPIVITEEPPMLKTAASVPSLRQNAGRVKPGDVGRIMARKPKDVWAVRLAVGTYLLDGKHFKPLEVVEDEGGDEQPQDE